The Canis lupus dingo isolate Sandy chromosome 26, ASM325472v2, whole genome shotgun sequence genome has a segment encoding these proteins:
- the CMKLR1 gene encoding chemerin-like receptor 1 — MGDEDYNTSLTYDDEYSDDFDPIMVLDESSPLEGKVARIFLVVVYSIVCFLGILGNGLVIVIATFKMKKTVNAVWFLNLAVADFLFNIFLPIHIAYAAMDYHWVFGTAMCKISNFLLIHNMYTSVFLLTAISFDRCISVLLPVWSQNHRSVRLASVACALIWVLAFFLSSPSLIFRDTALVHEKISCFNNFSLSASGSAPWPAHSRLDPVGFSRHMVVTVTRFLCGFLVPVLIITACYFTIVCKLRRNRLAKTRKPFKVIVTIITTFFLCWCPYHMLYLLELHHAAMPGSVFSLGLPLATAIAIANSCMNPILYVFMGQDFKKFKVALFSRLVNALSEDTVHSSYPSHRSFTKMSSMNDRETSML, encoded by the coding sequence ATGGGGGACGAGGATTACAACACCTCCCTCACCTACGACGATGAGTACTCGGATGATTTTGACCCCATCATGGTTTTGGATGAGTCTTCTCCCCTGGAAGGCAAGGTGGCCAGGATCTTCCTGGTGGTGGTCTACAGCATCGTCTGCTTCCTCGGGATCCTGGGCAACGGGCTGGTGATCGTCATCGCTACCTTCAAGATGAAGAAGACGGTGAACGCCGTCTGGTTCCTCAACCTGGCCGTGGCGGACTTCCTGTTCAACATCTTCCTCCCAATCCACATCGCCTACGCCGCCATGGACTACCACTGGGTTTTTGGGACGGCCATGTGCAAGATCAGCAACTTCCTGCTCATCCACAACATGTACACCAGCGTCTTCCTGCTGACCGCCATCAGCTTCGACCGCTGCATCTCCGTGCTCCTCCCCGTCTGGTCTCAGAACCACCGCAGCGTGCGGCTGGCCTCCGTGGCCTGCGCGCTGATCTGGGTCCTGGCTTTCTTCCTGAGCTCCCCGTCCCTCATCTTCCGGGACACAGCCCTCGTGCACGAGAAAATATCCTGCTTTAACAACTTCAGCCTGTCTGCGTCCGGCTCCGCGCCGTGGCCTGCCCACTCCCGCCTGGACCCCGTGGGCTTCAGCCGGCACATGGTGGTGACCGTCACCCGCTTCCTCTGTGGCTTCCTGGTCCCCGTGCTCATCATCACAGCCTGCTACTTCACCATTGTCTGCAAGCTGCGGCGCAACCGCCTGGCCAAGACCAGGAAGCCCTTCAAGGTCATCGTGACCATCATCAccaccttcttcctctgctggtgCCCCTACCACATGCTCTACCTGTTGGAGCTACACCACGCCGCCATGCCCGGCTCTGTCTTCAGCCTGGGCTTGCCCCTGGCCACGGCCATTGCCATTGCCAACAGCTGCATGAACCCCATTCTGTATGTCTTCATGGGCCAGGACTTCAAGAAGTTCAAGGTGGCCCTCTTCTCCCGCTTGGTCAATGCTCTGAGCGAGGACACGGTCCACTCCTCCTACCCCAGCCACAGGAGCTTTACCAAGATGTCATCGATGAATGACAGGGAGACCAGCATGCTTTGA